One Setaria viridis chromosome 5, Setaria_viridis_v4.0, whole genome shotgun sequence genomic region harbors:
- the LOC117854489 gene encoding uncharacterized protein, producing MASEPIECQVVVLRVSIHCEGCKKKVKKVLQNINGVYRCEIDARSNKVSVTASTKLDPYIIVAKLRKSGKQADLWPEQPQPQPPAESQEPKNQPDEQSKPSEPAEKPGADNNEAAAAEPSNPQPPPELKQSAAGETPKPAPESKEASGANANAGGEAAPAAEPQHHHQPSEVKGKARQQPPPPELEKQPVDARVTVEYDRGVGGGYGNHMPAPQHVVMSYNQARPSMSASYYAPAPAPAPMARPGPSQGYIDEHYTPSYYGRPSSNEPYYYNPPPPQPSPYRYQYQPTPSSEDYYYYSAPPQRSAFSPPRDGYGDMFNDENANSCSVM from the exons ATGGCCTCAGAGCCTATAGAGTGCCAG GTTGTGGTGCTGAGGGTGTCCATACACTGTGAGGGATGCAAGAAGAAGGTGAAGAAAGTGCTCCAAAATATTAATG GCGTGTACCGATGCGAGATCGATGCCAGGAGCAACAAGGTCTCGGTGACGGCATCGACGAAGCTCGATCCCTACATCATCGTTGCCAAGCTGCGTAAGTCCGGCAAGCAGGCCGACCTCTGGCccgagcagccgcagccgcagcctccTGCAGAGAGCCAAGAGCCCAAGAACCAACCCGACGAGCAGAGCAAACCCAGCGAACCTGCGGAGAAGCCGGGCGCCGACAACAacgaggccgccgcggcagagCCGAGCAATCCCCAGCCTCCACCGGAGCTTAAGCAGAGCGCCGCAGGCGAGACCCCAAAGCCGGCGCCAGAGAGCAAAGAAGCCTCCGGCGCCAATGcgaacgccggcggcgaggccgcgccGGCAGCAGAGCCGCAGCATCACCATCAACCCAGTGAAGTGAAGGGGAAAGCgaggcagcagccgccgccgccggagctggagAAGCAGCCGGTCGACGCCCGGGTGACGGTGGAGTACGAccggggcgtcggcggcggctacGGGAACCACATGCCGGCGCCGCAGCACGTCGTGATGAGCTACAACCAGGCGCGGCCGAGCATGAGCGCGTCCTACtacgccccggcgccggcgccggcgccgatggcgAGGCCGGGGCCGTCGCAGGGCTACATCGACGAGCACTACACGCCGTCCTACTACGGCCGGCCGTCTTCGAACGAGCCGTACTACTACAAccctccgccgcctcagccGTCACCGTATCGCTACCAGTACCAGCCTACCCCGTCGTCGGaggactactactactacagcGCGCCGCCGCAGAGGAGCGCCTTCTCGCCGCCGCGGGACGGCTACGGCGACATGTTCAACGACGAGAACGCCAATTCTTGCAGCGTGATGTGA